From the Burkholderia glumae LMG 2196 = ATCC 33617 genome, one window contains:
- a CDS encoding DUF3108 domain-containing protein — MPPPSLPESSRASPRRLLRIALTLAVVLLLHGLVALWFAGYRAPANPPPTDTPVQVELLKPQPIERAPAPRPPQPRPTPSQRPSPAPAPERSPVLAATQPAPVATPPATSSTSPAAAATADSSAAANPAAAHAVPASAPTPGVKFVPPPSGDLHYGAYFNGNLNGTATIHWITDGHRYRLAIAIPVPFVGPYTYESRGRIDDFGIAPDRYTEQRGRRPADIAIFNRDTKQIVFTKTPNSIALPDGAQDRFSLLMQLSGLVHGAPDTYRPGVAREFLVVDNDSGETWPIVTIGDESIRTDAGPLQARHFRRLPRRAGDARRIDIWLAPSLDWLPVRLVQTEPNGSEIELLWQGRSAATAQLGYDESTAPDASTASTASTASTASTASTASTASAASEASAASAASAASAASAASAASTASAAVPDAPPPPASGTGAPPQAAPAKR; from the coding sequence ATGCCGCCGCCCTCGCTCCCCGAATCGTCACGCGCCTCGCCGCGCCGCCTGCTGCGCATCGCGCTGACGCTCGCGGTCGTGCTGCTCCTGCACGGTCTCGTGGCGCTGTGGTTCGCCGGCTATCGCGCACCCGCGAATCCGCCGCCGACCGACACGCCGGTGCAGGTCGAACTGCTCAAGCCGCAGCCGATCGAGCGCGCGCCCGCGCCGCGCCCGCCGCAGCCGCGCCCCACGCCCAGCCAGCGGCCGTCCCCGGCGCCGGCGCCCGAGCGCAGCCCGGTGCTGGCCGCGACGCAGCCGGCGCCGGTGGCGACGCCTCCCGCCACCTCGTCCACCTCGCCCGCCGCTGCCGCCACCGCCGACTCCTCGGCCGCGGCCAACCCTGCCGCCGCTCACGCGGTGCCGGCCTCCGCGCCCACGCCGGGCGTGAAGTTCGTGCCGCCGCCCTCGGGCGACCTGCACTACGGTGCGTACTTCAACGGCAACCTGAACGGCACCGCCACGATCCACTGGATCACGGACGGGCACCGCTACCGGCTCGCGATCGCCATTCCGGTGCCGTTCGTCGGGCCTTACACCTACGAGAGCCGCGGCCGCATCGACGACTTCGGGATCGCGCCCGACCGCTACACCGAGCAGCGCGGCCGGCGTCCCGCCGACATCGCGATCTTCAACCGCGACACGAAGCAGATCGTGTTCACGAAGACGCCGAATTCGATCGCGCTGCCCGACGGCGCGCAGGACCGCTTCAGCCTGCTGATGCAGTTGTCGGGGCTCGTGCACGGCGCGCCCGACACCTATCGGCCGGGCGTGGCGCGCGAGTTCCTGGTGGTCGACAACGACAGCGGCGAAACCTGGCCGATCGTCACGATCGGCGACGAATCGATCCGCACCGACGCCGGTCCGCTGCAGGCCCGTCACTTCCGCCGCCTGCCGCGCCGGGCCGGCGACGCGCGCCGCATCGACATCTGGCTCGCGCCGTCGCTCGACTGGCTGCCGGTGCGGCTCGTGCAGACCGAGCCCAACGGCTCGGAGATCGAATTGCTCTGGCAAGGGCGTTCTGCAGCAACCGCGCAGCTCGGCTACGATGAAAGTACCGCGCCCGACGCTTCGACGGCTTCGACGGCTTCGACGGCTTCGACGGCTTCGACGGCTTCGACGGCTTCGACGGCTTCGGCGGCTTCGGAAGCTTCGGCAGCTTCGGCAGCTTCGGCAGCTTCGGCAGCTTCGGCAGCTTCGGCAGCTTCAACGGCTTCGGCAGCCGTGCCCGACGCACCGCCCCCGCCCGCCTCCGGCACCGGCGCGCCGCCGCAAGCGGCCCCGGCCAAGCGGTAA
- a CDS encoding DUF3567 domain-containing protein produces the protein MQMIYNSPNYCVVEFAPQLGHHAMNSGGYEIVDKNSQREIFIDGQMAARFREHVKQLIEEEPSLDEVDEFLGQFDSLMMHPVVLH, from the coding sequence ATGCAAATGATCTACAACAGCCCCAACTACTGCGTCGTCGAATTCGCGCCGCAGCTCGGCCATCACGCGATGAATTCCGGTGGCTATGAAATCGTGGACAAGAACTCCCAGCGCGAGATCTTCATCGACGGGCAAATGGCTGCACGCTTTCGCGAACACGTCAAGCAGTTGATCGAGGAGGAGCCGTCGCTCGACGAGGTCGACGAGTTCCTCGGCCAGTTCGACAGCCTGATGATGCATCCGGTGGTTCTGCACTGA
- a CDS encoding homocysteine S-methyltransferase family protein, producing MSSSPSVRPALAASYTRGADLPALLERRILILDGAMGTMIQRYKFDEAAYRGARFADFPRDIKGNNELLSLTQPDTIREIHDQYFAAGADIVETNTFGATAIAQADYGMEHLVAEMNLASAKLARESAQQYSTPDKPRFVAGAIGPTPKTASISPDVNDPGARNVTYDELRDSYYEQAKALLDGGVDLFLVETIFDTLNAKAALFALDQLFEDTGERLPIMISGTVTDASGRILSGQTVEAFWNSLRHARPLTFGLNCALGAALMRPYIAELAKLCDTYVSCYPNAGLPNPMAETGFDETPEVTSGLLREFAQAGLVNLAGGCCGTTPEHIAEIAKALADVKPRRWPSHYSEAA from the coding sequence ATGTCGTCATCCCCGTCCGTCCGCCCTGCCCTTGCCGCGTCGTACACGCGCGGCGCCGACCTGCCCGCGCTGCTCGAGCGCAGGATCCTGATCCTCGACGGCGCGATGGGCACGATGATCCAGCGCTACAAGTTCGACGAGGCCGCCTATCGCGGCGCACGCTTCGCCGACTTCCCGCGCGACATCAAGGGCAACAACGAGCTGCTGTCGCTGACCCAGCCCGACACGATCCGCGAGATCCACGACCAGTACTTCGCGGCGGGCGCCGACATCGTCGAGACCAACACCTTCGGCGCGACCGCCATCGCCCAGGCCGACTACGGGATGGAGCACCTGGTGGCCGAGATGAACCTCGCATCGGCGAAGCTCGCGCGCGAGTCGGCGCAGCAATACTCGACGCCGGACAAGCCGCGCTTCGTGGCCGGCGCGATCGGACCGACGCCGAAGACGGCCAGCATCTCGCCCGACGTCAACGACCCGGGCGCGCGCAACGTCACCTATGACGAACTGCGCGATTCGTATTACGAACAGGCGAAGGCGCTGCTCGACGGCGGCGTGGACCTGTTCCTGGTCGAGACGATCTTCGACACGCTGAACGCGAAGGCCGCGCTGTTCGCGCTCGACCAGCTGTTCGAGGACACCGGCGAGCGCCTGCCGATCATGATCTCGGGCACCGTGACCGACGCGTCGGGCCGCATCCTCTCGGGCCAGACCGTCGAGGCGTTCTGGAATTCGCTGCGCCACGCACGCCCGCTCACCTTCGGCCTGAACTGCGCGCTCGGCGCGGCGCTGATGCGCCCGTACATCGCCGAGCTCGCCAAGCTCTGCGACACCTACGTGTCGTGCTACCCGAACGCGGGCCTGCCCAACCCGATGGCCGAGACCGGCTTCGACGAAACGCCCGAGGTCACCTCGGGGCTGCTCAGGGAATTCGCGCAGGCCGGCCTCGTGAACCTCGCCGGCGGCTGCTGCGGCACCACCCCCGAGCACATCGCCGAGATCGCCAAGGCACTGGCCGACGTGAAGCCGCGCCGCTGGCCGTCGCACTACAGCGAAGCCGCCTGA
- a CDS encoding DUF1840 domain-containing protein has product MITFKSKAAQDLDVLKDFAVYVLGIVGKQLGERGVITHDELDGAIAKLEAVADQARRASAEQGGHFHEDESDHPHHEVAPSVAQRVAPFLGMLRAAKAQNADVHWGF; this is encoded by the coding sequence ATGATTACGTTCAAGAGCAAGGCGGCACAGGACCTCGACGTCCTGAAGGATTTCGCGGTGTACGTGCTGGGCATCGTCGGCAAGCAGCTCGGCGAGCGCGGCGTCATCACCCATGACGAACTGGATGGCGCGATCGCGAAGCTCGAGGCGGTCGCCGACCAGGCGCGGCGCGCGAGCGCCGAGCAGGGCGGTCACTTCCACGAGGACGAGAGCGACCACCCGCATCATGAAGTCGCGCCGAGCGTGGCGCAGCGCGTCGCGCCGTTCCTCGGCATGCTGCGCGCGGCCAAGGCGCAGAACGCCGACGTCCACTGGGGCTTCTGA
- the argS gene encoding arginine--tRNA ligase, whose product MLPAQKHILETLLADSVKQVVQALKGEADAAFAVPAITLERPKAAAHGDVACNVALQLAKPLGTNPRQLAEQIVAAVTAQPAAAGLVEAAEIAGPGFINLRLTAGAKQAVIGAVFAERDAFGRSDRDAGRRVLLEFVSANPTGPLHVGHGRQAALGDVLANVLASQGYAVHREFYYNDAGVQIGNLALSTQARARGLKPGDAAWPEAAYNGEYIADIAREYLAGATVAASDGQPVTGKGDVEDLEAIRRFAVAYLRREQDTDLKAFGVRFDQYYLESSLYEEGRVERTVNALVAAGMTYEQDGALWLRTTDEGDDKDRVMRKSDGTYTYFVPDVAYHVAKWERGFTKVINIQGSDHHGTIARVRAGLQGLGIGIPKGYPDYVLHKMVTVMRDGQEVKISKRAGSYVTVRDLIEWSGGAAPGSEASPDQLDEATITRGRDAVRFFLISRKADTEFVFDIDLALKQNDENPVYYVQYAHARICSVMNEWKSRHGGDEARLAGADLSPLDSRAAMALLQKLAEYPDMLTHAAGELAPHAVAFYLRELAGEFHSFYNAERVLVDDEAQRTARIALLAATRQVLANGLAVLGVSSPSKM is encoded by the coding sequence ATGCTGCCTGCCCAAAAACACATTCTCGAAACCCTGCTCGCCGACAGCGTGAAGCAGGTCGTCCAGGCCCTGAAAGGCGAGGCCGACGCCGCCTTCGCGGTGCCCGCCATCACGCTCGAGCGCCCCAAGGCCGCCGCGCACGGCGACGTGGCTTGCAACGTCGCGCTGCAACTGGCCAAGCCGCTCGGCACCAATCCGCGCCAGCTGGCCGAGCAGATCGTGGCGGCCGTCACGGCGCAGCCGGCCGCGGCCGGGCTGGTCGAGGCCGCCGAGATCGCCGGCCCCGGCTTCATCAACCTGCGCCTGACGGCCGGCGCCAAGCAGGCCGTGATCGGCGCGGTGTTCGCCGAGCGCGACGCGTTCGGCCGCTCCGATCGCGACGCCGGGCGCCGCGTGCTGCTCGAATTCGTCTCGGCCAATCCCACCGGCCCGCTGCACGTCGGCCACGGCCGTCAGGCCGCGCTCGGCGACGTGCTCGCCAACGTGCTGGCGAGCCAGGGCTACGCCGTGCATCGCGAGTTCTACTACAACGACGCCGGCGTGCAGATCGGCAACCTCGCGCTGTCCACCCAGGCCCGCGCGCGCGGCCTCAAGCCCGGCGACGCCGCCTGGCCCGAGGCCGCCTACAACGGCGAATACATCGCCGACATCGCGCGCGAGTACCTGGCCGGCGCGACGGTGGCCGCGAGCGACGGCCAACCGGTGACGGGCAAGGGCGACGTGGAGGACCTCGAGGCGATCCGCCGCTTCGCCGTCGCCTACCTGCGCCGCGAGCAGGACACCGACCTGAAGGCGTTCGGCGTGCGGTTCGACCAGTATTACCTGGAATCGTCGCTGTACGAGGAGGGCCGCGTCGAGCGGACCGTGAACGCGCTCGTCGCGGCCGGCATGACCTACGAGCAGGACGGCGCGCTGTGGCTGCGCACCACCGACGAGGGCGACGACAAGGACCGCGTGATGCGCAAGTCCGACGGCACCTATACGTATTTCGTGCCCGACGTCGCCTATCACGTCGCCAAGTGGGAACGCGGCTTCACCAAGGTCATCAACATCCAGGGCTCGGACCACCACGGCACCATCGCGCGCGTGCGCGCGGGCCTGCAGGGCCTGGGCATCGGCATCCCGAAGGGCTATCCCGACTACGTGCTGCACAAGATGGTCACCGTGATGCGCGACGGCCAGGAGGTGAAGATATCCAAGCGCGCCGGCAGCTACGTGACGGTGCGCGACCTGATCGAATGGTCGGGCGGCGCCGCGCCGGGCTCGGAAGCCTCGCCCGATCAACTCGACGAGGCCACCATCACGCGCGGGCGCGATGCGGTGCGCTTCTTCCTGATTTCACGCAAGGCCGACACGGAATTCGTGTTCGATATCGATCTGGCGCTGAAGCAGAACGACGAGAATCCCGTCTACTACGTCCAGTACGCGCATGCCCGCATCTGTTCGGTGATGAACGAGTGGAAGTCGCGCCACGGCGGCGACGAGGCGCGCCTGGCCGGCGCCGACCTCTCGCCGCTCGACAGCCGCGCGGCCATGGCGCTGCTGCAGAAGCTGGCCGAGTACCCGGACATGCTGACGCACGCCGCCGGCGAACTCGCACCGCACGCGGTGGCGTTCTACCTGCGCGAACTCGCGGGCGAGTTTCACTCGTTCTACAATGCGGAGCGCGTTCTCGTCGACGACGAGGCGCAGCGCACCGCGCGCATCGCGCTGCTCGCCGCGACGCGCCAGGTGCTCGCGAACGGCCTCGCGGTGCTCGGCGTGTCGTCGCCGAGCAAGATGTAA
- a CDS encoding SPOR domain-containing protein, producing MAQPRRTSKPSKQAGGTFLGIVLGLIVGLAIAVVVALYITRAPSPFVSKVAPPADNASGASQPQQFDPNRALQGKTPGQPVPPQAAQPAPPNTAPGQAANQTQPPLLPEPQIVEVPGATPPADSNGVAVAPKPADSTPPAKKPQATADNATSQPKAAQQPPKAGSAATAANPAAKPGSAAAAADANSGYFLQVGAYKTEADAEQQRARLGFQGFESKVSKRDLNGVTYYRVRVGPFNKFDDMNSARQRLSDAGVDTAVIRFTKQ from the coding sequence ATGGCACAACCGCGCCGCACGTCGAAACCCTCGAAACAAGCCGGAGGAACCTTTCTCGGCATCGTGCTGGGCCTGATCGTCGGCCTCGCGATCGCCGTGGTGGTCGCGCTGTACATCACGCGCGCGCCGTCGCCGTTCGTCTCGAAGGTCGCACCGCCCGCCGACAATGCCAGCGGCGCGAGCCAGCCGCAGCAGTTCGATCCGAACCGCGCGCTGCAGGGCAAGACGCCCGGCCAGCCGGTGCCGCCGCAGGCCGCCCAGCCGGCCCCGCCGAACACCGCGCCGGGCCAGGCCGCCAACCAGACGCAGCCGCCGCTGCTGCCCGAGCCGCAGATCGTCGAGGTGCCGGGCGCGACCCCGCCGGCCGACAGCAACGGCGTGGCCGTCGCGCCGAAGCCGGCCGACAGCACGCCGCCCGCCAAGAAGCCGCAGGCCACCGCCGACAACGCGACCTCGCAGCCGAAGGCCGCGCAGCAGCCGCCGAAGGCCGGCTCGGCCGCCACCGCCGCGAACCCGGCGGCCAAGCCCGGCTCGGCCGCCGCCGCCGCCGACGCGAACAGCGGCTACTTCCTGCAGGTGGGCGCCTACAAGACCGAGGCCGACGCCGAACAGCAGCGCGCGCGGCTCGGCTTCCAGGGCTTCGAGTCGAAGGTGTCCAAGCGCGACCTGAACGGCGTCACCTACTATCGCGTGCGGGTCGGCCCGTTCAACAAGTTCGACGACATGAACTCCGCGCGCCAGCGGCTGTCCGACGCCGGTGTCGATACCGCAGTGATCCGCTTCACGAAGCAATGA
- a CDS encoding thiol:disulfide interchange protein DsbA/DsbL translates to MKKLLSMLFLSIGLVAGAAHASPSAPVAGKEYEVMKAPQPVSAPAGKVEVIEFFWYGCPHCYEFEPTLEAWVKKQGDNIVFKRVPVAFREDFLPHSSMYYALHALGLAEKDTPAVFNAIHKEKNYLLTPQAQADFLATLGVDKQKYLAVYNSFSVQGEVKQASEMLKSYNIDGVPTMVIQGKYKTGPSYTNGVDNTPAVLDYLVKQVKDKKL, encoded by the coding sequence ATGAAAAAATTGCTCAGCATGCTGTTCCTCTCCATCGGCCTCGTCGCGGGCGCGGCTCACGCGTCGCCGTCGGCGCCCGTGGCGGGCAAGGAATACGAGGTGATGAAGGCGCCGCAGCCGGTATCGGCGCCGGCCGGCAAGGTCGAGGTCATCGAGTTCTTCTGGTACGGCTGCCCGCACTGCTACGAGTTCGAGCCGACGCTCGAGGCGTGGGTCAAGAAGCAGGGCGACAACATCGTGTTCAAGCGCGTGCCGGTGGCGTTCCGCGAGGATTTCCTGCCGCATTCGTCGATGTATTACGCGCTCCACGCGCTGGGCCTGGCCGAGAAGGACACGCCGGCCGTGTTCAACGCGATCCACAAGGAAAAGAACTACCTGCTGACGCCGCAGGCGCAGGCCGACTTCCTCGCCACGCTGGGCGTGGACAAGCAGAAGTACCTCGCCGTCTACAACTCGTTCAGCGTGCAGGGCGAGGTCAAGCAGGCGAGCGAGATGCTCAAGAGCTACAACATCGACGGCGTGCCGACCATGGTGATCCAGGGCAAGTACAAGACCGGCCCGTCCTACACGAACGGCGTCGACAACACGCCGGCCGTGCTCGACTACCTCGTCAAGCAGGTCAAGGACAAGAAGCTCTGA
- a CDS encoding SDR family oxidoreductase, translated as MTAPLKVFITGASSGLGLALAEAYARQGATLGLVARRAEPLAAFARHHPQLSVSIHPADVRDAAALQRAADAFVAAHGWPDVVIANAGVSRGAITGEGDLDAFREIMEVNWFGMVATFEPFVAAMRAARHGTLVGVASVAGVRGLPGSGAYSASKSAALKYLEALRVELRPAGVGVVTIAPGYIRTPMTEHNPYRMPFLMDADRFAERAVRAIASQDAFRVIPWQMGIVAKILHVAPRWLYDRVFEKAPRKPRAPGTTPD; from the coding sequence ATGACCGCTCCCCTAAAGGTCTTCATCACCGGCGCCTCGAGCGGCCTCGGGCTCGCGCTCGCCGAGGCCTACGCCCGGCAGGGCGCGACGCTCGGGCTCGTCGCGCGCCGCGCCGAGCCGCTCGCCGCCTTCGCGCGGCACCACCCCCAGCTTTCCGTCTCGATCCATCCCGCCGACGTGCGCGACGCGGCCGCGCTGCAGCGCGCCGCCGACGCGTTCGTGGCCGCGCACGGCTGGCCCGACGTGGTGATCGCCAACGCCGGCGTGAGCCGCGGCGCGATCACCGGCGAGGGCGACCTCGATGCGTTCCGCGAGATCATGGAGGTCAACTGGTTCGGCATGGTCGCCACCTTCGAGCCGTTCGTGGCCGCGATGCGCGCCGCGCGGCACGGCACGCTGGTGGGCGTGGCGAGCGTGGCCGGGGTGCGCGGGCTGCCCGGCTCGGGCGCCTACAGCGCGTCGAAATCGGCCGCGCTGAAGTATCTGGAGGCGCTGCGCGTCGAACTGCGGCCGGCCGGCGTCGGCGTGGTCACGATCGCGCCGGGCTATATCCGCACGCCGATGACCGAGCACAACCCGTACCGCATGCCGTTCCTGATGGACGCCGACCGCTTTGCCGAACGCGCGGTGCGCGCGATAGCGTCGCAGGACGCGTTTCGCGTGATCCCGTGGCAAATGGGGATCGTCGCGAAGATCCTGCACGTCGCGCCGCGCTGGCTCTACGACCGCGTGTTCGAGAAGGCCCCGCGCAAGCCGCGCGCGCCCGGCACGACGCCCGACTGA
- a CDS encoding ABC transporter substrate-binding protein: MRFTMLAAALVAAAPLLAAAKPLTVCTEASPDGFDVVQYNSLVTTNASADVIFNTLVSYDEATKKVVPALADKWDVSADGRTVTFHLRPNVAFQSTDYFKPTRALDADDVVFSFSRMLDSDNPWHKVAGPSGFPHAQSMGLVKLVKSVTKVDPLTVRFELNEPNATFVPILTMGFASIYSAEYADQLLKAGKQAELNARPIGTGPFVLKRYTKDALIRYDANPTYWGTKPKVDRLIYAITPDASVRAQKVRAGECQIALSPKPQDVAAAKADKALKVVETPAFMTAFVALNTEHKPLDNPKVREALNLAFDRATYLKVVFDNTATPATNPYPPNTWSYAKSVSPYPYDPAKAKRLLAEAGFPNGFSTTIWVRPTGSVLNPNPKAGAELLQADFAKIGVKAEVKVMEWGELIKRAKLGQHDMLFMGWAGDNGDPDNYLTPLFSCNAVKSGINFSRFCDAQLDQLIAEGKETADQAKRSKAYEAAQQIIHDQALWIPLGYPTASAITRPNVHGYQVSPFGRQHFTEVSVQ; the protein is encoded by the coding sequence ATGCGTTTCACGATGCTCGCCGCCGCGCTCGTCGCCGCCGCCCCTCTCCTTGCCGCCGCGAAGCCGCTGACGGTGTGTACCGAAGCGAGCCCGGACGGCTTCGACGTCGTGCAGTACAACTCGCTCGTCACCACCAACGCGTCCGCCGACGTGATCTTCAATACGCTGGTGTCATACGACGAGGCGACGAAGAAGGTGGTGCCGGCGCTGGCCGACAAGTGGGACGTCAGCGCCGACGGCCGCACCGTCACGTTCCATCTCCGGCCGAACGTCGCGTTCCAGAGCACCGACTACTTCAAGCCCACGCGCGCGCTCGACGCCGACGACGTGGTGTTCAGCTTCTCGCGCATGCTCGACAGCGACAATCCGTGGCACAAGGTGGCCGGCCCGAGCGGCTTCCCGCACGCGCAGTCGATGGGGCTCGTCAAGCTCGTCAAGTCGGTCACCAAGGTGGACCCGCTGACGGTGAGGTTCGAGCTGAACGAGCCGAACGCGACCTTCGTGCCGATCCTGACGATGGGCTTCGCCTCGATCTATTCGGCCGAATACGCGGACCAGCTGCTCAAGGCCGGCAAGCAGGCCGAGCTCAACGCCAGGCCGATCGGCACCGGCCCGTTCGTGCTGAAGCGCTACACCAAGGACGCGCTGATCCGCTACGACGCGAACCCCACCTACTGGGGCACCAAGCCGAAGGTGGACCGGCTGATCTATGCGATCACGCCCGACGCGTCGGTGCGCGCGCAGAAGGTGAGGGCCGGCGAATGCCAGATCGCGCTGTCGCCGAAGCCGCAGGACGTGGCCGCCGCGAAGGCCGACAAGGCCTTGAAAGTGGTGGAGACGCCGGCCTTCATGACCGCGTTCGTCGCACTCAACACCGAGCACAAGCCGCTCGACAATCCCAAGGTGCGCGAGGCGCTCAACCTCGCGTTCGATCGCGCGACCTACCTGAAGGTGGTGTTCGACAACACCGCGACGCCGGCCACCAACCCGTATCCGCCCAACACCTGGAGCTATGCGAAGTCGGTGTCGCCGTATCCGTATGATCCGGCCAAGGCCAAGCGGCTGCTGGCCGAGGCCGGCTTCCCGAACGGCTTCTCGACCACCATCTGGGTGCGCCCCACGGGCAGCGTGCTGAACCCGAACCCGAAGGCCGGCGCCGAGCTGCTGCAGGCCGACTTCGCGAAGATCGGCGTGAAGGCCGAGGTGAAGGTGATGGAATGGGGCGAGCTGATCAAGCGGGCCAAGCTCGGCCAGCACGACATGCTGTTCATGGGCTGGGCCGGCGACAACGGCGATCCGGACAACTACCTGACGCCGCTGTTCAGCTGCAACGCCGTGAAGTCGGGCATCAACTTCTCGCGCTTCTGCGACGCGCAGCTCGACCAGCTGATCGCCGAGGGCAAGGAAACCGCCGACCAGGCCAAGCGCAGCAAGGCCTATGAAGCCGCGCAGCAGATCATCCACGACCAGGCGCTGTGGATTCCGCTCGGCTACCCGACCGCGTCGGCCATCACGCGGCCGAACGTGCACGGCTATCAGGTCAGCCCGTTCGGCCGCCAGCACTTCACCGAGGTGTCGGTGCAGTAA
- a CDS encoding MBL fold metallo-hydrolase — protein sequence MNALEQQLDYPFADTLPEPGEYLEVAPGIRWLRMPLPFSLDHINLWLLRDELDGQPGWTVVDCGIASDQIRRHWEHIFDTHLDGLPVLRVIVTHCHPDHFGLANWICEGGARGRWQVRLWMTLGEYLFGNVMASGNGSNAGGHAAAEHFARHGLTDEAKLGELRRRTRYYAELVPAVAPRYRRLRDGDTLTIGSRRWQVVTGFGHSPEHAALHCADERLLISGDMVLPRISTNVSVFDLEPEGNPLALYLDSLARYEPMAADTLVLPSHGRPFRGLRTRVAQLREHHAARLDEVRALCAEQPASAADVVPVMFRRRELDVHQLSFALGEAIAHLHLLWLAGELVRETGADGVFRFRPAKRGAG from the coding sequence ATGAACGCACTGGAACAGCAACTCGACTATCCGTTCGCCGACACGCTGCCCGAGCCGGGCGAGTACCTGGAGGTGGCGCCCGGCATACGGTGGCTGCGCATGCCGCTGCCGTTCTCGCTCGACCACATCAATCTCTGGCTGCTGCGCGACGAACTCGACGGCCAGCCGGGCTGGACCGTGGTGGACTGCGGGATCGCCTCGGACCAGATCCGCCGCCACTGGGAACACATCTTCGACACGCACCTGGACGGCCTGCCGGTGCTGCGCGTGATCGTCACGCACTGCCATCCCGACCACTTCGGGCTCGCGAACTGGATCTGCGAGGGCGGCGCGCGCGGGCGCTGGCAGGTGCGGCTCTGGATGACGCTCGGCGAATACCTGTTCGGCAACGTGATGGCCTCGGGCAACGGCTCGAACGCGGGCGGCCACGCGGCGGCCGAGCATTTCGCGCGGCACGGCCTGACCGACGAGGCCAAGCTCGGCGAGCTGCGCCGCCGCACTCGCTACTACGCGGAGCTGGTGCCGGCCGTGGCGCCGCGCTACCGCCGGCTGCGCGACGGCGACACGCTGACCATCGGCTCGCGCCGCTGGCAGGTGGTGACGGGCTTCGGGCACTCGCCCGAGCACGCCGCGCTGCACTGCGCCGACGAGCGGCTGCTGATCTCCGGGGACATGGTGCTGCCGCGTATCTCGACCAACGTCTCGGTGTTCGACCTCGAGCCGGAAGGCAATCCGCTCGCGCTCTACCTCGATTCGCTCGCGCGCTACGAGCCGATGGCGGCCGACACGCTGGTGCTGCCGTCGCACGGCAGGCCGTTTCGCGGCCTGCGCACGCGCGTCGCGCAGCTGCGCGAGCATCATGCCGCGCGCCTCGACGAGGTTCGCGCGCTCTGCGCCGAGCAGCCGGCGAGCGCCGCCGACGTGGTGCCGGTGATGTTCCGCCGCCGCGAGCTGGACGTGCATCAGCTGAGCTTCGCGCTCGGCGAGGCGATCGCGCACCTGCATCTGCTGTGGCTGGCGGGCGAGCTGGTGCGCGAGACCGGGGCCGACGGCGTGTTCCGGTTCCGGCCCGCCAAGCGGGGCGCGGGCTGA